Proteins encoded in a region of the Haloarcula sp. CBA1129 genome:
- a CDS encoding transcriptional regulator: MVNRLRTGIDVLDRKLDGGIPAGSIVALSAQPASQAELFLYELTATRGTLWLSLDRTAESVIASIEQTPANTGDPTVRHISGEAPLDNAGKLVSALPETSNLIVDPLDVLEAQEPHSRFRAFMNDLQNHIVNTGSLAIVHCLDGRDVPPLRDTTEHFADVVFQLNTTTTGDEVENRLAIPKFRGGRAPTDIIKLNLVEEVSIDTSRDIA; this comes from the coding sequence ATGGTCAACCGGTTGCGAACGGGCATCGATGTCCTCGACAGAAAGCTCGACGGTGGCATCCCTGCCGGGAGTATCGTCGCGCTCTCTGCCCAGCCGGCCAGCCAAGCGGAGCTGTTCCTCTACGAACTCACCGCCACGCGCGGGACTCTGTGGCTGTCACTCGACCGGACCGCCGAGTCGGTCATCGCAAGCATCGAGCAGACGCCGGCCAACACCGGCGACCCGACGGTGCGCCACATCTCTGGCGAAGCACCGCTCGACAACGCCGGCAAACTCGTCTCGGCGCTCCCGGAGACGTCGAACCTCATCGTCGACCCCCTCGACGTGCTGGAAGCCCAAGAGCCACACTCGCGTTTTCGCGCGTTCATGAACGATTTGCAGAACCACATCGTCAACACTGGCAGCCTCGCTATCGTCCACTGTCTCGATGGCCGTGACGTGCCACCGCTACGGGATACGACCGAGCACTTCGCCGATGTGGTGTTCCAGCTCAACACCACGACGACCGGTGACGAGGTGGAGAACCGCCTCGCGATTCCGAAGTTCCGCGGCGGACGGGCCCCCACCGACATTATCAAGCTCAACCTCGTCGAAGAGGTCAGCATCGATACTAGCCGCGATATCGCCTGA
- the pyrI gene encoding aspartate carbamoyltransferase regulatory subunit has product MSDNDQQLRVSKIRNGTVIDHIAGGQALNVLAILGIDGTSGDSVSVAMNMPSDRLGHKDVVKVEGRELSQDEVDVLSLIAPAATINIIRDYDVIEKRRVERPSVVEGVLECPNHNCITTENEPVDSRFAVGDDGVRCEYCDTIIRDDLPAHILAE; this is encoded by the coding sequence ATGAGCGACAACGACCAACAACTCCGCGTCTCGAAGATCCGCAACGGCACCGTCATCGACCACATCGCGGGCGGACAGGCGCTGAACGTTCTGGCGATTCTCGGCATCGACGGGACCAGCGGCGACTCTGTCTCTGTTGCGATGAATATGCCCTCCGACCGTCTGGGCCACAAGGACGTGGTCAAAGTCGAAGGCCGCGAACTTTCCCAAGACGAGGTCGACGTGCTCTCGCTCATCGCCCCCGCGGCGACGATCAACATCATCCGCGACTACGATGTTATCGAAAAGCGCCGTGTCGAGCGCCCGTCGGTCGTCGAAGGTGTCCTCGAATGTCCGAACCACAACTGCATCACCACCGAGAACGAGCCCGTCGACTCGCGCTTTGCCGTCGGCGACGACGGCGTCCGCTGTGAGTACTGCGATACGATTATCCGCGACGACCTGCCAGCACATATCCTCGCAGAGTAA
- a CDS encoding CDP-4-dehydro-6-deoxy-D-gulose 4-reductase yields the protein MLAIAGGKGGCGKTTIALGVGQALGTPARRSLVVDTDRDMPNLHRRAGVNPTPGIADITAAAEPATVSQSAIAVENVDVVPCQAATEAAVDTAIGSLPRSGRPVILDCPAGAGPDAARPLRVADRTVLVSTPTRQSLTDTAKTAAMARALDAPPALAVLVGSGGSVDPSDLLSCPATVHVPSVSKPLESARATAKYVEIANTLTKRNT from the coding sequence ATGCTCGCAATCGCTGGCGGCAAGGGTGGCTGTGGGAAAACGACCATCGCTCTCGGAGTCGGTCAAGCACTGGGGACGCCGGCCAGACGGTCGCTGGTCGTGGACACCGATCGCGATATGCCGAACCTCCACCGTCGCGCCGGCGTAAATCCGACACCCGGAATCGCTGATATCACAGCCGCGGCCGAGCCGGCAACGGTTTCCCAGTCCGCCATAGCCGTCGAAAACGTCGACGTGGTCCCCTGTCAGGCCGCAACCGAAGCCGCTGTCGACACTGCTATCGGCAGTCTTCCTCGGAGTGGTCGCCCCGTAATACTCGACTGTCCGGCCGGCGCCGGCCCGGACGCCGCCCGCCCGCTACGGGTGGCTGACAGGACAGTGCTCGTGAGTACACCGACCCGCCAGAGCCTCACCGACACGGCCAAAACCGCGGCGATGGCCCGGGCACTCGACGCGCCACCCGCCCTCGCTGTACTGGTCGGCAGCGGCGGGTCGGTAGACCCGTCTGACCTGCTGTCCTGTCCGGCAACAGTCCACGTTCCGTCGGTGTCGAAGCCGCTGGAATCGGCCCGCGCTACGGCCAAATACGTCGAGATAGCGAACACTCTCACCAAGCGGAATACTTAA
- a CDS encoding DUF58 domain-containing protein, whose product MTIEPDFLDELGRFTAALNRQTTSIRQGDQQSPRVGEGLTFSDYRRYSPGDDTRRIDWKLFARTEEYFIKQYEEERSLTVHLLVDTSASMDYGDELSHKFEYAAKLGLGFAYLTAEENNDFQFCTFRDRVERIDTGQSNRGELLSLIDQLNEMTPDGTADFESALEAYAERIRSRSLVVVFSDCLTEPEALESGVAALARNDADVLLVRVVAPAERDPGVVGDVLFADPESDETRRSYFSGSLAETYQSRLDAHVDSVSNRVTALGADHVLVDTGEDYFDSFASIWLQ is encoded by the coding sequence GTGACCATCGAACCGGACTTCCTCGACGAACTCGGTCGGTTCACTGCGGCCTTGAACCGCCAGACGACCTCGATTCGACAGGGCGACCAGCAGTCCCCGCGGGTCGGTGAGGGGCTCACGTTCAGCGACTACCGCCGCTACTCGCCGGGTGACGACACGCGGCGGATCGACTGGAAGCTGTTCGCCCGCACAGAGGAGTACTTCATCAAGCAGTACGAGGAAGAGCGGAGTCTGACCGTCCATCTGCTCGTCGACACGAGCGCATCGATGGACTACGGTGACGAGTTGAGTCACAAGTTCGAGTACGCCGCCAAACTCGGACTCGGCTTCGCGTACCTCACGGCCGAGGAGAACAACGACTTCCAGTTCTGTACCTTCCGTGACCGGGTGGAACGTATCGACACGGGCCAGTCGAACCGTGGAGAACTCCTCTCGCTCATCGACCAGCTGAACGAAATGACACCCGACGGGACGGCCGATTTCGAATCCGCACTGGAGGCCTACGCCGAACGCATCCGCTCGCGCTCGCTCGTCGTCGTGTTCAGCGACTGCCTGACCGAACCGGAGGCACTCGAGTCCGGCGTCGCCGCGCTCGCACGCAACGACGCTGACGTGCTACTGGTCCGGGTGGTCGCCCCAGCAGAACGGGACCCCGGCGTCGTCGGTGACGTGCTGTTTGCCGACCCCGAAAGCGATGAGACACGCCGGTCGTATTTCAGCGGCTCACTGGCCGAGACGTACCAATCGCGGCTCGACGCACACGTCGATTCGGTCTCGAATCGCGTCACAGCACTCGGCGCAGACCATGTGCTGGTCGATACCGGCGAAGACTACTTCGACTCCTTTGCAAGCATCTGGCTGCAGTAG
- a CDS encoding peptidylprolyl isomerase, translating to MSNESETEVDAETADEEEQAEGLQKGDVVKLAYTARTVDGGQLVDTTDEEVAEDDGIDTEQQEFGPRTIVLGENHIFPDVEQDIYGKEVGDEGNVTVAAADAFGEYDEEEVRTVSKDKIPEDDRYPGAHVDIEGEHGHIETIIGGRARVDFNHPLAGEDVEYDYEILEEVTDREEKAQGIIQMMLDMELDVWFETDTVEEEQLVESEDDEAEDEESEPEYETVEVEKETLYIEATPQLTMNQQWMMGKQQIAQQLTQLLDIDRIIVQEEIGGGGMGMPGMMGGMGGAGGADIEDALEDADVDAEEIVEEIEGAEE from the coding sequence ATGAGCAACGAGTCTGAGACTGAAGTCGATGCGGAAACCGCAGACGAGGAAGAACAGGCGGAGGGACTCCAGAAGGGCGATGTCGTCAAGCTCGCCTACACCGCCCGCACCGTCGACGGCGGCCAGCTTGTCGACACGACTGATGAAGAAGTCGCCGAAGACGACGGTATCGACACCGAACAGCAGGAGTTCGGCCCGCGGACCATCGTGCTGGGCGAGAACCACATCTTCCCGGATGTCGAGCAGGACATCTACGGGAAGGAGGTCGGCGACGAGGGCAACGTGACCGTTGCGGCCGCCGACGCCTTCGGCGAGTATGACGAGGAAGAGGTCCGGACGGTTTCGAAGGACAAGATTCCCGAGGACGATCGCTACCCCGGCGCGCACGTCGACATCGAGGGCGAGCACGGTCACATCGAGACTATCATCGGCGGCCGCGCGCGAGTGGACTTCAACCACCCGCTTGCCGGCGAGGACGTCGAGTACGACTACGAAATCCTCGAAGAAGTCACTGACCGCGAGGAGAAGGCGCAGGGCATCATCCAGATGATGCTCGACATGGAGCTCGACGTCTGGTTCGAGACCGACACCGTCGAGGAAGAACAGCTCGTCGAGAGCGAAGACGACGAAGCGGAAGACGAGGAGTCTGAGCCCGAGTACGAAACCGTCGAAGTCGAGAAGGAAACGCTCTACATCGAGGCGACGCCGCAGCTGACGATGAACCAGCAGTGGATGATGGGCAAACAGCAGATCGCCCAGCAGCTCACTCAGCTACTCGACATCGACCGCATCATCGTGCAAGAGGAGATCGGTGGCGGCGGCATGGGTATGCCCGGTATGATGGGTGGAATGGGCGGTGCCGGCGGCGCTGACATCGAAGACGCGCTGGAAGACGCCGACGTTGACGCCGAAGAGATCGTCGAAGAGATCGAAGGCGCGGAAGAGTAA
- a CDS encoding AAA family ATPase, whose amino-acid sequence MSAIGRRINLGLVVFVVLSMVGTGGTTVLYQDSASELRSQNQELRQQNADLRGNLDETRSKLDSTQTRVDDLEDQLETRSEDVDQVATNLNQTEEQLNATEGQLAETRQSLRESEDRVEELEGTVDDLQDERDTLENEVDDLESTIDDLEGENEDLEEQVSDLNDEIGDLENEIDTLNEKIETLESENQELRNRLNRACGALDSTNETTSACEGV is encoded by the coding sequence GTGAGCGCAATCGGCCGCCGGATCAACCTCGGACTCGTGGTGTTCGTCGTTCTCTCTATGGTCGGCACTGGCGGCACGACAGTACTGTATCAGGACTCCGCGAGCGAACTGCGTTCGCAGAACCAAGAGCTCCGCCAGCAAAACGCCGACCTCCGAGGAAACCTCGACGAGACCCGGAGTAAGCTCGACTCCACCCAGACCCGTGTCGACGATCTCGAAGACCAGTTGGAGACCCGGTCAGAAGACGTCGATCAGGTCGCGACCAATCTGAACCAGACGGAAGAACAGCTGAATGCCACAGAGGGCCAACTTGCGGAGACCCGGCAGTCGCTCCGCGAGAGCGAGGACCGCGTCGAAGAACTGGAGGGGACAGTCGATGACCTGCAAGACGAGCGCGACACGCTCGAAAATGAGGTCGATGACCTCGAGTCGACAATCGACGACCTCGAAGGCGAGAATGAAGACCTTGAAGAACAGGTGTCGGACCTCAACGATGAGATTGGTGACCTAGAGAACGAGATCGATACCCTCAACGAAAAGATAGAGACTCTCGAATCGGAGAATCAGGAGCTCAGGAACCGCCTCAACCGGGCCTGTGGCGCGCTTGACAGCACAAACGAGACCACAAGCGCTTGTGAGGGGGTCTGA
- a CDS encoding vWA domain-containing protein, translated as MAVSYTLAEGLTVGVEHLWPLLVLPVAVVVLTYLIRRGDGGPRSASNRSRRLLLASRVLIVCLLVLGAMEPYTVQTRETPGEPGVTLLTDDSASMGVYPNTTDALVQDIESEGVPVTRATIGSGSNSRIGDGVAANLQENGTVVVISDGRVTEGRSLSMAAEQATSLNATVHSVTPQSPRTERAVAITGPSTVSRGVQSQYTVSMDGVNVLEPVPVEVTIDGETVTEGELRPDGTLTVDHTFEEIGSHRMTATLSGDDEYARNDVFYKSVRVVEQPDVLYVSQGEYPLRNYLDSLYNVSTASSVPADLDEYAAVVMQDTPSGNIGNATALQDFVINGGGLVVAGGDNAYENGGYETSQVASMLPVRVGNATGGESNIVILVDVSGSAESGLSIQKAVALDVLDQLGDENQVGVVAFNHNAYRVSEMQPLGQNRAETADKIRRLESGGATDIAVGLQGADELLGDREGTIILLSDGQDQLGPPAAVANQLGREGTRVVSVGVGKRVGVATMRQIASESGGSYFAADETERLRLLFGGSSRRYQGENLTIVTEDTFITSGVELTANLGQANNVRVKPGADYQVATADGKPAIASWRFGLGRVVSITAYDSDNTLGGLLGRPDSLVVTKSVNYAVGDPMRTQTGVTAVSDARVGSPTTLTYQGDSRPDAENVSVRQVGDGRYRGEFTPREAGFQTVLNTEYAANYPVEYGAFGPSEGLDALVETTEGQTFSPDQGEQIASEARQKSTRVRTVRDTWDWVALLGALLLFTGEVVARRVQVYRGRTSLESGLP; from the coding sequence ATGGCGGTGTCCTACACTCTCGCGGAGGGGCTCACCGTCGGCGTCGAACACCTCTGGCCGCTGTTGGTCCTTCCGGTCGCCGTCGTCGTCCTCACGTATCTCATCCGGCGTGGCGACGGCGGACCGCGGTCGGCCTCGAACCGGAGCCGCCGGCTCCTGCTTGCCAGCCGCGTGCTCATCGTCTGCCTGCTCGTGCTGGGCGCGATGGAACCGTACACCGTCCAGACCCGCGAGACACCGGGTGAGCCGGGCGTGACACTGCTGACAGATGACTCCGCGAGCATGGGTGTCTATCCGAACACGACCGACGCGCTGGTACAGGACATCGAAAGCGAGGGCGTGCCAGTGACGAGGGCGACAATCGGCAGCGGGTCGAACTCGCGTATCGGCGACGGCGTGGCGGCGAACCTGCAGGAGAACGGCACGGTCGTCGTCATCTCTGACGGCCGCGTCACGGAAGGACGGAGTCTGTCGATGGCAGCGGAGCAAGCCACCTCGCTCAACGCGACGGTCCACAGCGTCACGCCCCAGTCGCCACGCACCGAGCGCGCTGTGGCGATAACGGGACCATCGACGGTGAGCCGCGGCGTCCAGTCACAGTACACCGTCTCGATGGACGGCGTGAACGTCCTCGAACCCGTGCCCGTGGAGGTGACCATCGACGGCGAGACGGTCACCGAGGGTGAACTCCGGCCGGACGGCACGCTCACCGTCGACCACACGTTCGAGGAAATCGGGTCACACCGCATGACCGCGACGCTGTCCGGCGACGACGAGTACGCCCGAAACGACGTGTTCTACAAGAGCGTCCGCGTCGTCGAACAGCCCGACGTACTGTACGTCTCACAGGGCGAGTACCCGCTCCGGAACTACCTCGACTCGCTGTACAACGTCTCGACAGCCTCCTCGGTGCCGGCGGACCTCGATGAGTACGCCGCTGTCGTCATGCAAGACACGCCGTCGGGAAACATCGGGAACGCAACCGCGCTGCAGGACTTCGTCATCAACGGCGGCGGACTGGTCGTTGCGGGCGGTGACAACGCCTACGAGAACGGCGGCTACGAAACGTCGCAAGTGGCCTCGATGCTCCCGGTCCGCGTCGGGAACGCCACCGGCGGCGAGTCGAACATCGTCATCCTCGTCGACGTGTCCGGCAGCGCTGAGAGCGGCCTTTCGATACAGAAGGCCGTCGCCTTAGACGTGCTCGACCAGCTCGGCGACGAGAATCAGGTCGGCGTCGTCGCGTTCAACCACAACGCGTACCGCGTCTCGGAGATGCAACCGCTCGGACAGAACCGAGCGGAGACCGCCGACAAGATACGCCGGCTGGAAAGCGGTGGTGCAACCGATATCGCTGTCGGCCTTCAGGGGGCCGACGAACTGCTTGGTGACCGCGAAGGGACAATAATCCTGCTCAGCGACGGTCAGGACCAGCTCGGCCCCCCGGCGGCCGTCGCCAACCAACTGGGCCGTGAGGGGACGCGCGTCGTCTCCGTCGGCGTCGGCAAGCGGGTCGGCGTCGCGACGATGCGCCAGATAGCCAGCGAGTCCGGTGGCTCGTACTTCGCCGCCGACGAGACCGAGCGGCTGCGGCTGCTCTTTGGCGGCTCGTCACGGCGCTATCAAGGGGAGAACCTCACCATCGTCACGGAGGACACGTTCATCACCTCCGGTGTCGAGCTGACGGCGAACCTCGGTCAGGCCAACAACGTCCGGGTCAAGCCCGGAGCCGACTATCAGGTCGCCACGGCTGACGGGAAGCCGGCCATCGCCTCTTGGCGGTTCGGGTTGGGTCGCGTGGTCTCTATTACCGCCTACGATTCTGACAACACGCTGGGCGGCCTGCTCGGCCGGCCGGACTCGCTGGTCGTCACGAAATCGGTCAACTATGCCGTAGGTGACCCGATGCGAACACAGACCGGTGTTACGGCGGTCAGCGACGCCCGAGTGGGGAGTCCGACGACGCTGACCTACCAAGGAGACTCCCGACCGGACGCCGAAAACGTGTCCGTCCGGCAGGTCGGCGACGGTCGATATCGCGGTGAGTTCACGCCCCGGGAGGCGGGGTTCCAGACTGTTCTCAACACGGAATACGCGGCGAACTATCCCGTCGAGTACGGTGCTTTCGGCCCGAGTGAGGGCCTCGATGCGCTCGTCGAAACAACGGAGGGACAGACCTTCAGTCCGGACCAAGGCGAGCAGATAGCCAGTGAGGCACGCCAGAAATCCACCCGGGTCCGCACCGTTCGAGACACTTGGGACTGGGTCGCCCTGCTCGGCGCGCTCCTGCTTTTCACCGGCGAGGTGGTCGCCCGGCGTGTTCAAGTGTACCGCGGCCGCACCTCTCTGGAGAGTGGTCTCCCGTGA
- a CDS encoding VCBS repeat-containing protein, with amino-acid sequence MNLHHERIEASPPASTMSFCLTTDLTGNGRPDVIVGALGDEHEVQLPLVDKSVDLLSVFGMGPLARWLQTNVFWYENPGWERHDVASAPELSVGGSIGDITGNGRPDMVAGQNIHQHKLWWFEIPNDPRKQWTRRLITDDFEKYHDTAVADVDGDGQNEVVGLSQESQTVFYYDIPTDPTREPWPVANRHVVAEDLDVEGVAVEDVDGDGEAEIVAGPNVFHRTADGWDREPIAEDWQCTRVAIEDVDGDGDLEIILVEGDEPYLDDRPARLGVFDPPEWDLTLLHDDLSNPHSLDVADFDGDGNPDIFVAEMGLETGHEPRQFVFHNDGAGNFERKQLNAGVPTHEAKVVDLDGDGVPDIVGKAYTEPRVDVWQSNP; translated from the coding sequence ATGAATCTCCACCACGAGCGCATCGAAGCCTCGCCGCCAGCGAGTACGATGAGCTTCTGTCTCACGACCGACCTCACGGGGAACGGCCGGCCGGATGTCATTGTTGGGGCGCTCGGTGACGAGCACGAGGTCCAACTCCCACTTGTCGACAAGTCGGTCGACCTGCTATCTGTGTTCGGCATGGGGCCGCTGGCTCGCTGGCTCCAGACGAACGTGTTCTGGTACGAGAACCCGGGCTGGGAGCGCCACGACGTTGCCAGCGCACCAGAGCTCTCCGTCGGTGGTTCGATCGGCGACATCACGGGGAACGGCCGCCCGGACATGGTGGCCGGCCAGAACATCCACCAGCACAAACTGTGGTGGTTCGAGATACCGAACGACCCGCGAAAGCAGTGGACACGCCGGCTCATCACTGACGATTTCGAGAAGTACCATGACACCGCGGTGGCGGATGTTGACGGTGACGGCCAGAACGAGGTTGTCGGACTGTCACAGGAATCCCAAACCGTGTTCTACTACGATATTCCCACAGACCCGACCCGAGAGCCGTGGCCGGTGGCGAACCGCCACGTCGTCGCCGAGGACCTCGACGTCGAGGGTGTCGCTGTCGAGGATGTCGACGGTGACGGTGAAGCCGAAATCGTCGCTGGCCCCAACGTCTTCCATCGAACGGCCGACGGGTGGGATCGGGAGCCGATTGCCGAGGACTGGCAGTGTACCCGCGTCGCTATTGAGGATGTCGACGGCGACGGTGATTTGGAGATAATCTTGGTCGAGGGCGATGAACCGTATCTCGACGATCGCCCGGCCAGACTGGGCGTGTTCGACCCGCCCGAGTGGGACCTGACACTGCTGCACGACGACCTCTCGAACCCGCACAGCCTCGACGTAGCGGACTTCGACGGCGACGGTAACCCCGACATTTTCGTCGCGGAGATGGGGCTGGAAACAGGCCACGAACCCCGACAGTTCGTGTTCCACAACGATGGGGCGGGGAACTTCGAGCGGAAACAACTGAATGCCGGTGTACCCACCCACGAAGCGAAAGTCGTCGACCTCGATGGCGACGGCGTCCCCGACATCGTCGGCAAGGCCTACACCGAGCCACGCGTCGATGTCTGGCAGAGCAATCCTTGA
- a CDS encoding MoxR family ATPase has product MSSEQDIDALQQKIANAREQIATRIVGQEEVLEQLLICILADGNALLESNPGLGKTTMVRTVAEVTDLQFSRIQNTPDLMPSDITGTEIIRETDSGREFVFEKGPVFANVVLADEINRATPKTQAALLEAMQEKQVTAAGETYELPRPFFILATQNPIDQSGTYALPEAQTDRFMLKLLVDYPDYDEERTIVDMYTAGAEQVPVERSLTRSEIQEVQQLVREMPIADNLRDRAVQLVRRTREADDIEFGASPRASMALVQTAKARAFLHGRSHVTGEDIEALAAPVLRHRIIVDFRAEREGRTADDLIASLLE; this is encoded by the coding sequence ATGAGCTCAGAGCAAGACATCGACGCGCTACAGCAGAAGATCGCGAACGCACGTGAACAGATCGCCACGCGGATCGTCGGCCAAGAGGAGGTACTGGAGCAGTTGCTCATCTGTATCTTGGCCGACGGGAACGCGCTGCTCGAATCAAACCCGGGACTGGGGAAGACGACGATGGTCCGTACCGTCGCGGAGGTGACCGACCTCCAGTTCTCCCGGATACAGAACACACCCGACCTGATGCCCTCCGACATCACTGGGACCGAGATTATCCGCGAGACCGACAGCGGCCGCGAGTTCGTCTTCGAGAAGGGGCCGGTGTTCGCAAACGTCGTGCTGGCCGACGAGATCAACCGGGCGACACCGAAGACACAGGCCGCCCTGCTGGAAGCGATGCAGGAGAAACAGGTGACCGCCGCGGGCGAGACCTACGAACTGCCACGCCCCTTCTTCATTCTGGCGACCCAGAACCCCATCGACCAGTCAGGGACCTACGCGCTCCCGGAGGCCCAGACCGACCGCTTCATGCTGAAGCTGCTGGTCGACTACCCCGACTACGACGAGGAACGGACCATCGTCGATATGTACACCGCCGGGGCAGAGCAGGTGCCTGTCGAGCGCTCGCTGACCCGTTCGGAGATTCAGGAGGTCCAGCAGCTCGTCCGCGAGATGCCCATCGCCGACAACCTGCGCGACCGGGCGGTCCAGCTCGTCCGCCGGACCCGCGAGGCCGACGACATCGAGTTCGGGGCCAGCCCGCGAGCGAGCATGGCACTGGTCCAGACGGCGAAAGCGCGGGCGTTCCTCCACGGCCGCTCGCACGTCACGGGCGAGGACATCGAGGCGCTCGCCGCGCCCGTCCTCCGGCACCGGATCATCGTGGACTTCCGGGCCGAGCGTGAGGGCCGGACAGCGGACGACCTCATCGCATCGCTGCTGGAATGA
- a CDS encoding threonine/serine dehydratase, translating to MAGRYEPIDSPDETTLFPYHDLTPPTVATVARARQRIRQHLPETPLVRSEALSDALDAEVLLKREDTLPTGAFKVRGGVNLVASLDEEFREGGLLAASTGNHGQSIAWAGREFDVPVTIGVPKEANAGKVDALEQLGAEVIQHGEDYDEAREHIEELAIQREARYVHSGNEPKLLAGVGTAGLEILDERPDVDRVFCPVGGGTAAAGYCITLGAMTDAAVVGVQAAGAPAVYRAWHEETLDALDSVDTIAEGVATRVPFALPTGILQDGLADFRLVSEDAIADVVARLFETDRIVMEGACATAVAAAIQAGDELRGETVVLPVSGRNIDREKFDRLLTESEY from the coding sequence ATGGCCGGCCGCTACGAACCGATCGACTCCCCGGACGAGACGACCCTCTTTCCGTACCATGACCTGACGCCGCCGACAGTTGCAACGGTCGCGCGCGCCCGGCAACGCATCCGGCAGCACCTCCCCGAGACGCCCTTGGTCCGAAGCGAAGCCCTCTCCGACGCCCTCGACGCAGAGGTCCTGCTCAAGCGAGAGGATACGCTCCCGACGGGCGCGTTCAAAGTCCGCGGTGGCGTGAACCTCGTCGCGTCCCTCGACGAGGAGTTCCGCGAGGGCGGACTGCTCGCTGCGAGCACGGGGAACCACGGCCAGTCTATCGCTTGGGCCGGCCGTGAGTTTGACGTGCCCGTCACTATTGGCGTCCCGAAAGAGGCCAACGCCGGAAAGGTCGACGCGCTGGAACAACTCGGCGCAGAAGTCATCCAACACGGCGAGGACTACGACGAGGCCCGCGAACACATCGAGGAGCTGGCGATTCAGCGCGAGGCGCGCTATGTCCACTCGGGCAACGAACCGAAGTTGCTCGCTGGTGTCGGCACAGCTGGCCTCGAAATCCTCGACGAGCGCCCTGACGTTGACCGCGTGTTCTGTCCCGTCGGCGGCGGCACCGCCGCGGCCGGGTACTGCATCACACTCGGTGCGATGACCGACGCTGCTGTCGTTGGCGTGCAGGCCGCGGGCGCGCCCGCAGTGTACCGCGCTTGGCACGAGGAGACACTGGACGCCCTCGACAGCGTCGACACGATCGCCGAGGGCGTCGCAACCCGAGTGCCGTTCGCGCTCCCGACGGGAATATTGCAGGACGGGCTCGCCGATTTCCGGCTCGTCTCCGAAGACGCCATCGCTGACGTCGTGGCGCGCCTGTTCGAGACGGACCGCATCGTCATGGAAGGGGCCTGCGCGACGGCTGTCGCCGCAGCGATACAGGCCGGCGACGAACTACGCGGTGAGACGGTTGTCCTCCCCGTTTCGGGGCGGAACATCGACCGCGAGAAGTTCGACCGGCTGTTGACTGAGAGTGAGTACTAG
- the pyrB gene encoding aspartate carbamoyltransferase codes for MRHDHIISAKQLSRADIETVLDHAADIAADPGAFADRHSDTLLGMLFFEPSTRTKMSFTTAMKRLGGDIVDMGSVESSSVKKGESLADTVRVVEGYTDALVLRHPMEGSAKMASEFVDVPLVNAGDGAGQHPTQTLLDLYTIRENAGFEDLTIGIMGDLKYGRTVHSLAHALTTVDARQHFISPESLQLPRSVRYDLHEAGAGIREHTELDEILPDLDVLYVTRIQAERFPDESEYREVAGQYQIDAETLEAAKDDLTVMHPLPRVDEIAHDVDETIHAQYFQQAHNGVPVRMALLDLMLGGDQ; via the coding sequence ATGCGGCACGACCACATCATCAGCGCGAAACAACTCTCGCGGGCCGACATCGAGACGGTGCTCGACCACGCGGCCGACATCGCGGCTGACCCGGGGGCGTTTGCGGACCGGCACAGCGACACGCTGCTTGGCATGCTCTTTTTCGAGCCGAGCACCCGGACGAAAATGAGCTTCACCACGGCGATGAAGCGCCTCGGCGGCGACATCGTCGACATGGGCTCGGTGGAGTCCTCAAGCGTGAAGAAAGGCGAGTCACTGGCCGATACCGTCCGCGTCGTCGAGGGCTACACCGACGCGCTCGTGCTCCGGCACCCCATGGAGGGATCGGCAAAGATGGCGAGTGAGTTCGTCGACGTGCCGCTCGTCAACGCCGGGGACGGGGCCGGTCAGCACCCGACACAGACGCTGCTCGACCTCTATACGATCCGTGAGAACGCGGGCTTTGAGGACCTGACTATCGGCATCATGGGCGACCTGAAGTACGGCCGGACGGTCCACTCACTGGCTCACGCGCTCACGACTGTCGATGCCAGACAGCACTTCATCAGTCCCGAGTCGCTCCAGCTTCCGCGCTCGGTCCGCTACGACCTCCATGAGGCCGGCGCGGGTATCCGCGAGCACACCGAACTCGACGAGATTCTTCCCGATCTGGACGTGCTCTACGTGACGCGTATTCAGGCCGAGCGCTTCCCCGACGAAAGTGAGTACCGCGAAGTCGCGGGCCAGTACCAGATCGACGCCGAGACGCTGGAAGCAGCCAAGGACGACCTGACCGTGATGCACCCGCTCCCGCGCGTCGACGAGATCGCCCACGATGTCGACGAGACCATCCACGCACAGTACTTCCAGCAGGCCCACAACGGCGTCCCGGTGCGAATGGCTCTGCTTGACCTGATGCTCGGAGGCGACCAATGA